The following proteins are co-located in the Xiphophorus maculatus strain JP 163 A chromosome 24, X_maculatus-5.0-male, whole genome shotgun sequence genome:
- the LOC111607587 gene encoding NLR family CARD domain-containing protein 3-like encodes MEDQDRAEPPGPISPSMRSDWSKGLPPDFSNEPEPSDRKSCECEERPRTGAERPTANQSSCSPDFDIRCQSDHKASLKKKFQSLSEGVAEPGNQTVLNQIYTELHITEGLTREVNQEHEVRHIETASWKQETIRREDIFKVPPGRDQPIRTVMTMGVAGIGKTLLTQKFTLDWAEGKTNQNIDFIFPFTFRELNMLKEEKFSLLGLIHKLFSKTKEISSFETFQVLFIFDGLDESRFTLNFKNNPILTDVTESSSVDVLVTNLIRRKLLPSALLWITTRPAAANQIPAECVDMATEVRGFTDPQKEEYFRKRFRDDEEKASRIISHIQKSKSLHIMCHIPVFCWITAKVLEDVMKTREGEKLPKTLTEMYIAFLEVNFAIKKEKYDGGKKTRSIWSPENKKLIESLGKLAFEQLLEGNLIFYDEELKKCGINIKDAALFSGVFTEMFKRERGTCDISVYSFVHLSIQEFLAAVYMLHCFTSRKSEVIKTFLGEKYRETSLDEFMEEVMEKSLSSENGHLDLFVRFLHGLTVESNQRLLEDLLGQTENSPGTIQRIITNLKEMNTDRISTDRIINIFYCLVEMNDVSFYQEIQRLLDSGKKLSETHCSALAFMLQMSEVLDELDLEKYNTSESGRQRLVPAVRNCRKARLGGCWLQKAECEVLASALKSNPDLTELEINQIYINGGGDSDLKPVVEILESSVSKVKNLRLDCSLSETSWTSLFSALKSKPTHLTKLELIYTNLEDSGVKELCGFLQTEGCRLETLKLWNCSLSKISCDYLASTLKSNPTRLTKLDLGGNNLKDSDVQQLKNLVKTLKCYPQDVYIRAYRNYD; translated from the exons ATGGAAGATCAGGacagagcagaacctccaggacCCATCAGTCCATCTATGAGGAGTGATTGGTCCAAAGGTCTTCCTCCAGACTTCAGTAATGAACCTGAACCATCAGACAGAAA GAGCTGTGAGTGTGAAGAAAGACCCAGAACAGGAGCTGAACGGccgacagccaatcagagcagctgttCTCCAG attttgataTTCGGTGTCAGAGTGACCATAAAGCgtctctgaagaagaagttccagagTCTCTCTGAAGGCGTCGCTGAACCTGGAAATCAAACCgttctgaaccagatctacacagagctccaCATCACAGAGGGGTTAACTAGAGAGGTCAACcaggaacatgaggtcagacacattgaaacagcatcctggaaacaagaaacaatcagaagagaagacatctttaaagtcccacctggaagagatcaaccaatcagaacagtgatgaccatgggagtggctggcattgggaaaacactgttaacacagaagttcactctggactgggctgaaggcaaaaccaaccagaacattgatttcatatttccattcactttcagagagctgaatatgttgaaagaagaaaagttcagcTTATTAGGActgattcataaattattttctaaaaccaaagaaatcagcagctttgaaacgttccaggttctgttcatctttgatggtctggatgaaagTCGATTTACTCTGAATTTCAAGAACAATCCgatcctgactgatgttacagagtccagctcagtggatgttctggtgacaaacctcatcaggaggaaactgcttccctctgctctcctctggataaccacacgacctgcagcagccaatcagatccctgctGAGTGTGTCGACATGgcaacagaggtcagagggttcactgacccccagaaggaggagtacttcaggaagagattcagagatgatgaagagaaggccagcaggatcatctcccacatccagaaatcaaaaagtctccacatcatgtgtcacatcccagttttctgctggatcactgctaaagttctggaggatgtgatgaagaccagagagggagaaaaactgccaaagactctgactgagatgtacatagCATTCCTGGAGGTTAACTTCGCAATCAAGAAGGAAaagtatgatggaggaaaaaagacaagatcaatctggagtccagagaacaagaagctgattgagtctctaggaaaactggcttttgagcagctgctggagggaaacctgatcttctatgacgAAGAGCTCAAAAAGTGCGGCATCAACATCAAAGATGCTGCGTTgttctcaggagtgttcactgaaatgtttaaaagagagagagggacgtGCGACATCTCCGTCTACTCctttgttcatctgagcatccaggagtttctggctgcagtctacatgctccactgtttcaccagcaggaagtcagaggtgatcaagacgtttctgggagaaaaatacagagaaacatctcTAGATGAGTTCATGGAGGAAGTCATGGAGAAATCCCTCAGCAGTGAAAATGGCCACCTGGACCTGTTTGTCCGCTTCCTTCATGGTCTCACTGTGGAGTCCAACCAGAGACTCTTAGAAGATCTGCTGGGTCAGACAGAGAACAGTCCAGGAACCATCCAGAGAATCATCACCAACCTGAAGGAGATGAACACTGATAGAATCTCTACTGACAGAATCATCAACATCTTCTACTGTCTGGTGGAGATGAACGACgtctcattttatcaggagATCCAACGGCTGCTGGATTCAGGGAAGAAGCTCTCAGAGACTCACTGTTCAGCTCTGGccttcatgctgcagatgtcagaggttctggatgagttggacCTGGAGAAGTACAACACATCAGAATCAGGACGacagagactggttccagctgtgaggaactgcagaaaggctcg ACTTGGTGGCTGTTGGCTCCAAAAGGCTGAATGTGAAGTTTTGGCCtcggctctgaagtccaacccagatctgactgaactggaaataaatcagatctACATAAATGGAGGTGGAGACTCTGATCTGAAGCCTGTGGTTGAGATCCTGGAGAGTTCAGTCAGTAAAGTGAAGAatctgag attggactgcagtttgtcagagaccagctggacttctctgttctcagctctgaagtccaaacCGACCCATCTGACAAAACTGGAGCTGATCTACACCAACCTGGAAGattctggagtgaaggagctctgtggttttctacagactgaaggctgcagactggagacattgaa attgtggaactgcagtttgtcaaagatcagctgtgattatttggcctcaactctgaagtccaacccgacccgtCTGACAAAACTGGACCTGGGAGGAAACAACCTGAAGGATtcagatgttcagcagctgaagaatcttgtaaagactttaaa gtgcTATCCACAGGATGTCTACATTAGAGCTTACCGTAATTATGACTGA